One Verrucomicrobiia bacterium DNA segment encodes these proteins:
- a CDS encoding type IV pilus twitching motility protein PilT — protein sequence MAKIDAFFNLMFEQKASDLHLSSGNNPMLRINGELQRVDHPALENDELKKMLYEIAPEYKIKIFEETGDVDFGYEIPNISRFRANFFNQKYGIAAVFRQIPSKVLSFEDFEKFDAPLPAVLKKFTMLHRGLVVVTGPTGSGKSTTLAAMVDYANKNRRDHIITVEDPIEFVHESKNCLVNHRETGVHTKSFAAALRGALREDPDIILVGELRDLETIELALVAASTGHLVLGTLHTPSAAKTVDRIIDVFPADQQNKIRATLSEALKGVVAQNLFKRIDKKGRVAALEILVFTTAIANLVREGKTHQIPGMIQVGKKLGNQPLDDAIMEHLRMKRISPEEAYDKAIDKKKFRTFLPHPPDEEET from the coding sequence ATGGCGAAGATCGACGCATTCTTCAATTTGATGTTCGAGCAAAAGGCATCCGACCTCCACCTTTCCTCGGGCAATAACCCCATGCTGCGCATCAACGGCGAACTCCAGCGGGTCGATCACCCGGCGCTGGAGAATGACGAGCTCAAAAAGATGCTCTACGAAATCGCCCCCGAATACAAAATCAAGATATTCGAAGAAACCGGCGATGTCGATTTCGGCTACGAGATTCCCAATATATCCAGGTTTCGCGCCAATTTCTTCAACCAAAAGTACGGGATTGCTGCCGTATTCCGCCAGATCCCCAGCAAAGTCTTGTCATTCGAGGATTTTGAGAAGTTCGACGCCCCGCTGCCTGCAGTCTTAAAGAAATTCACCATGCTGCATCGCGGGCTGGTGGTGGTGACCGGACCGACGGGCTCAGGCAAATCCACGACGCTGGCGGCCATGGTGGATTACGCGAACAAGAACCGCCGCGACCATATCATCACCGTCGAAGACCCCATCGAGTTCGTCCATGAGAGCAAGAATTGCCTGGTCAACCACCGCGAGACGGGCGTTCACACCAAATCATTTGCCGCCGCATTGCGCGGGGCGCTGCGTGAGGACCCGGACATCATCCTGGTAGGCGAGCTGCGCGACCTGGAGACCATCGAGTTGGCGCTGGTGGCGGCCAGCACAGGGCACTTGGTCCTGGGCACACTTCACACCCCCAGCGCCGCCAAAACGGTGGACCGCATCATCGACGTGTTTCCTGCAGACCAGCAAAACAAGATTCGCGCGACCCTCTCGGAAGCCCTCAAGGGGGTTGTGGCGCAAAACCTCTTCAAACGGATTGACAAAAAGGGCCGCGTGGCCGCTTTGGAAATCCTGGTGTTCACCACGGCAATCGCCAACCTGGTGCGCGAGGGCAAGACCCACCAAATCCCGGGTATGATCCAGGTCGGCAAGAAGCTGGGCAATCAACCGCTGGACGACGCCATCATGGAACACCTGCGAATGAAACGGATTTCGCCCGAAGAGGCCTACGACAAAGCCATCGATAAAAAGAAATTCCGGACGTTCCTGCCTCATCCGCCGGACGAAGAGGAAACCTGA
- a CDS encoding SAM-dependent methyltransferase, giving the protein MNQVTEKIAAEIRNQGAISFARFMELALYCPVYGYYEKERDTIGRHGDFFTSVSAGPLFGQLLACQFAGWFQAGECQGSSTECHGERQQPGPSRQQVLQIIEAGAHWGELARDILLWMRRERPGLFEHLEYWIIEPSLGRRRRQQNTLSEFSPKVIWAEHLLGAPCFSLSPSEGERGSFMCSPSHRQIKNVVHVRGSAITAAPGLAAPSGAQRIIFANELLDALPVHRLGWDAGARIWFEWGVALEKERFVWSRLNGPSLSQKGPMPEAPGCPRELLDVLPDGFVLEICPAATQWWREASRVVASGKLLVFDYGLTEEGFWLPERGRGTLRAYRCHRAFEDVLAEPGEQDITAHVNFTGLQAAGHLAGLQTEFFGTQTQFLTRIAERIWIGEMQFGNWKGALNRQFQTLTHPEHLGRAFRVLVQSRGESFRK; this is encoded by the coding sequence TTGAACCAAGTCACTGAAAAAATTGCCGCTGAAATACGAAACCAAGGGGCAATCTCCTTTGCACGGTTTATGGAACTGGCCCTTTATTGTCCCGTTTATGGATATTATGAAAAGGAAAGAGACACCATTGGGCGCCACGGCGATTTTTTCACCAGCGTCAGCGCCGGCCCATTGTTTGGGCAATTGTTAGCCTGCCAATTCGCCGGCTGGTTCCAGGCTGGAGAGTGTCAAGGTTCCTCAACCGAGTGTCATGGGGAAAGACAACAACCCGGACCATCGCGCCAGCAAGTTCTGCAAATCATCGAGGCTGGCGCCCATTGGGGCGAGTTGGCGCGGGACATCCTGCTTTGGATGCGCCGGGAGCGTCCGGGGCTTTTCGAGCATCTCGAGTATTGGATTATCGAGCCGTCATTGGGGCGTCGGCGGCGGCAGCAGAACACCCTTTCCGAATTCAGCCCCAAAGTGATTTGGGCGGAGCATTTACTGGGAGCACCGTGCTTTTCCCTCTCCCCTTCCGAAGGGGAGAGGGGTAGCTTTATGTGTAGTCCGTCCCATCGGCAGATTAAAAATGTGGTCCATGTTAGGGGCTCCGCAATAACCGCTGCGCCGGGTTTGGCCGCCCCCTCTGGTGCGCAGCGAATCATTTTTGCCAACGAACTGCTCGATGCCCTGCCGGTGCATCGGCTGGGCTGGGATGCAGGCGCGCGAATATGGTTTGAATGGGGGGTGGCACTGGAAAAAGAGCGGTTTGTCTGGAGCCGCTTGAACGGGCCAAGTCTATCGCAGAAGGGTCCAATGCCTGAGGCGCCTGGATGCCCACGCGAACTGCTCGATGTGCTGCCAGATGGATTCGTTCTTGAGATTTGCCCCGCCGCCACTCAGTGGTGGCGCGAGGCCAGTCGCGTGGTGGCGTCCGGCAAGCTCCTCGTATTCGATTATGGACTTACCGAAGAGGGATTCTGGTTGCCTGAACGGGGCCGGGGCACCCTGCGCGCGTACCGCTGCCATCGGGCCTTTGAGGATGTTTTAGCCGAGCCTGGCGAGCAGGACATCACAGCCCATGTCAATTTCACTGGCCTCCAGGCGGCTGGCCACCTGGCCGGCTTACAAACCGAGTTCTTCGGCACACAAACTCAGTTTCTTACGCGCATTGCCGAGCGTATTTGGATTGGGGAAATGCAGTTTGGCAACTGGAAAGGCGCGCTCAATCGCCAGTTCCAAACCCTCACACACCCCGAGCATCTCGGACGCGCCTTCCGCGTGCTGGTTCAGAGCAGAGGGGAAAGCTTCAGAAAATGA
- a CDS encoding PilT/PilU family type 4a pilus ATPase, with protein sequence MRRPELDYILGSMLDSQPEVSDLLFTVDKPLQVESFGELKPVTMDSPIEKLSPFQTEMVALNLVGDNQWHLIDLIRRGSCDTAYTLADKARFRINIFSQRNNYSIVLRKLNTVIPTLEWLKFPEIIREIPREKTGLVLVTGATGSGKSTTLAAVLNEINHTKAVHIVTLEDPVEFVHVHDRATFNQRELGTDFDTFSNGLRAALRQAPKVILVGEMRDRETVKIALSAAETGHLVLSTLHTIDAGQTINRILGLFEPEEQEQIRARLADTLRWVLSQRLVPKADGGRYAMLEIMGSNLRTQETIRLGESEGKSFYEIIEASQPFGWRTFDFSALEAYEQGKITEETALLYCTKRGPVMRGIDNLKKSRGESTHNMNSLRMRSGQETRAGAPPPIPATLKLK encoded by the coding sequence ATGCGCCGCCCTGAACTGGACTACATCCTCGGCTCGATGCTCGACTCGCAGCCCGAGGTCTCCGACCTGCTGTTCACCGTCGATAAACCGCTGCAAGTGGAATCCTTCGGCGAACTCAAGCCGGTCACAATGGATTCGCCGATCGAAAAGCTCAGCCCGTTCCAAACGGAAATGGTGGCCCTCAATCTGGTGGGCGACAATCAATGGCACCTGATTGACCTCATCCGCCGCGGGTCCTGCGATACGGCTTATACCCTCGCGGATAAGGCCCGCTTCCGTATCAACATCTTTTCGCAACGCAACAATTACTCGATCGTTCTGCGCAAACTCAACACAGTCATTCCGACGCTGGAATGGCTCAAATTTCCCGAGATAATCCGGGAAATTCCGCGCGAGAAGACCGGCCTGGTGCTGGTAACGGGCGCGACCGGCTCGGGCAAATCGACCACGCTGGCTGCGGTTCTCAACGAAATCAACCACACCAAGGCCGTCCATATTGTTACCCTCGAAGACCCGGTCGAGTTCGTCCATGTCCACGACCGCGCCACGTTTAATCAACGTGAATTGGGGACTGATTTTGACACCTTCTCGAACGGGCTGCGGGCCGCATTGCGCCAGGCGCCCAAGGTGATTCTGGTGGGCGAAATGCGCGACCGGGAGACGGTCAAAATTGCGCTGAGCGCGGCAGAAACGGGCCACCTGGTGTTGAGCACCCTCCACACCATCGACGCAGGCCAGACGATTAATCGTATCCTGGGTCTGTTCGAGCCCGAGGAGCAGGAACAGATTCGGGCGCGCCTGGCGGATACGCTGCGCTGGGTGCTGAGCCAGCGATTGGTGCCCAAGGCCGACGGCGGGCGCTACGCCATGCTCGAAATTATGGGGTCGAACCTGCGCACGCAGGAAACCATCCGCCTCGGTGAGAGCGAAGGCAAAAGCTTTTACGAGATTATCGAAGCCAGCCAGCCGTTCGGATGGCGAACGTTCGATTTCTCAGCCCTCGAGGCATACGAGCAGGGCAAAATTACTGAGGAAACCGCCTTGCTCTACTGCACCAAGCGCGGGCCAGTCATGCGCGGCATCGATAACCTAAAGAAATCCCGCGGCGAATCGACCCATAACATGAACTCGCTCCGGATGAGGAGCGGTCAGGAGACTCGAGCCGGCGCCCCGCCACCCATCCCTGCCACCCTCAAACTTAAATAA
- a CDS encoding response regulator — MNNPATTTRRKILVVDDDPLVCDSIKRLLEVDGHIAETATSGQEALALFNSGTFDLVIIDYAMPDMKGDELALRIKALAPNQPILMITAHVEELLSSGNPLAGVDLVVGKPFDSKGLRKALSNLIKSHNKSAI; from the coding sequence GTGAACAACCCGGCCACCACGACGCGTCGGAAGATTCTGGTCGTTGATGACGACCCTTTGGTCTGCGATTCCATCAAGCGGCTTCTTGAGGTTGATGGGCACATCGCGGAGACGGCGACCAGCGGCCAGGAGGCTCTGGCCTTGTTCAATAGCGGCACCTTCGATTTGGTCATCATCGATTATGCAATGCCAGACATGAAAGGCGACGAGCTGGCGCTGAGGATCAAAGCCCTGGCCCCGAACCAGCCCATTCTGATGATCACGGCCCACGTTGAGGAGTTGTTGTCCTCGGGCAATCCGCTTGCCGGTGTGGATTTGGTCGTGGGCAAGCCATTCGATTCCAAGGGCCTCCGCAAGGCGCTCTCTAATCTCATTAAATCACACAACAAATCCGCTATTTGA
- a CDS encoding sigma-70 family RNA polymerase sigma factor, producing MSELPSPPTGSPAAFVTTQWTRVLEARGDSPEAKAALSDLCAAYYAPVFAFVRRNALGEDTARDLTQEFFARLLARHGIDQVDPQRGRFRSFLLGAVKHFLADTRDRDRRLKRGAGQVLVPIESEADTSLGLQVADRNAPSPDREFDRKWALTLLDRALAALAQEQQTSGKAAQFEALKPWLTGDTENLSQADAADALRINEGAVKVAIHRLRRRFREFIKNEIGRTVSDPAQVDAELHCLMEALL from the coding sequence ATGTCCGAACTGCCATCCCCGCCAACCGGCTCGCCCGCCGCCTTCGTGACGACGCAATGGACGCGAGTCCTCGAGGCGCGAGGCGACTCTCCGGAAGCCAAAGCGGCGTTGAGCGATTTGTGCGCTGCCTATTACGCGCCAGTCTTTGCCTTTGTACGCCGCAACGCCCTGGGCGAAGACACCGCACGCGACCTCACCCAGGAGTTTTTCGCCCGCCTGCTGGCTCGTCATGGCATCGACCAGGTCGATCCGCAACGAGGCCGGTTCCGTTCCTTTCTCTTAGGGGCCGTCAAACATTTCCTGGCCGACACGCGTGACCGGGATCGCCGACTCAAACGCGGCGCAGGCCAGGTTCTTGTGCCAATCGAATCCGAGGCCGATACGTCGCTCGGCCTGCAAGTGGCCGACCGTAACGCGCCCAGCCCGGACCGCGAATTCGATCGCAAATGGGCACTGACGCTGCTGGATCGCGCCCTTGCCGCCCTCGCCCAGGAACAGCAAACCTCTGGAAAGGCCGCCCAGTTCGAGGCGCTCAAGCCCTGGCTGACTGGCGATACCGAGAACCTCTCGCAAGCTGATGCAGCCGATGCCCTGCGGATAAACGAGGGGGCCGTCAAGGTCGCCATTCACCGCCTCCGCCGCCGCTTTCGTGAATTCATCAAAAACGAAATTGGCCGGACGGTGAGTGATCCCGCCCAGGTCGATGCAGAGTTGCATTGCCTCATGGAGGCGCTGCTGTGA
- a CDS encoding DNA methyltransferase — protein MIKSEVDEKQAPPARRLIESDAFPFEFVSELAEMESWRKEVYRPIYHIHKWWAKRLGSVFRAVLLGCVLPERERLSDAFYRLHNFSGVSVFDPFMGSGTTIGEAHKLGLTALGRDINPVACESVRVALGRMDRDALVAAFGQLSGGVGERIRRLYRTTDAAGHECDALYFFWVKTLPCPACSCAVDLFSSYIFARNAYQDRKPGVQVYCPACAGVFRGNVNDAQASCPHCGQRFDPHTGPAHGAAATCPTCRQSFPIAKTIRAAGHPPSHRLFAKLVLTSSQDKLYLPIGEEDRAAYDRASQELARAGVLLPNLKLEKGYNTKQAINYGYSAWREFFNERQLLALGWLHEAVAGLADEAVRAALLNVFSGVLEFNNMFASYKGEGTGAVRHMFAHHILKPERVPIEGNVWGTSKSSGSFSTLFKSRLLRAIEYRMAPFEIAGASNGTSEGRRVFRASNAFSGRIETEWPPYALYPRAIYLSCGSSAATGLLDGSVDLVVTDPPFFDNVHYSELADFFFAWQCLGPSQFGAQRPSTRHAEEVQDARADDFATKLRAVFRECHRVLRNDGLLVFTYHHSRAEGWMSLAEAVLGAGFAVVNAHPLKAEMSVATPKSQAKEPIQLDVVLVCRKRATDARGKAEDRAALRRATDRAAAKARRLNGCGLKLSVNDRRIILISEFLVAACAGRSVGELSDLLSANLSELDVAACAPLEEDAGAKEKGTKRPEIQLALFEKPIAGDAPARRPRRQRAERPSLAKSIPEPARGRK, from the coding sequence ATGATTAAAAGTGAAGTTGATGAAAAGCAGGCGCCCCCAGCGCGAAGACTGATCGAGTCGGACGCTTTCCCATTCGAGTTCGTTTCGGAGTTAGCAGAGATGGAGAGTTGGCGGAAGGAGGTCTATCGGCCGATTTATCATATCCATAAATGGTGGGCGAAGCGGCTCGGCTCGGTGTTTCGGGCTGTGTTGCTCGGGTGCGTGCTCCCAGAGCGGGAACGCCTGTCGGATGCCTTCTACAGGTTACACAATTTTTCAGGGGTGTCTGTCTTTGACCCGTTCATGGGGAGCGGGACGACGATTGGCGAGGCGCACAAGCTTGGGCTCACAGCGCTGGGTCGAGACATCAACCCGGTCGCGTGTGAATCGGTGCGAGTGGCTTTGGGCAGGATGGACCGAGACGCGCTAGTTGCAGCATTTGGGCAGCTTTCCGGCGGGGTCGGGGAACGCATCCGGCGGCTGTATCGGACGACCGACGCGGCTGGACATGAATGTGACGCACTGTATTTTTTTTGGGTAAAGACGCTGCCTTGTCCCGCGTGTTCCTGCGCGGTAGATTTGTTTTCATCGTACATCTTTGCCAGGAACGCTTACCAGGACCGGAAGCCGGGAGTGCAGGTGTATTGCCCAGCCTGCGCGGGCGTGTTCCGGGGAAACGTGAATGACGCCCAGGCGTCATGTCCTCATTGCGGCCAACGCTTCGATCCTCACACCGGCCCAGCTCATGGGGCAGCCGCGACGTGTCCAACCTGTCGCCAATCTTTCCCGATCGCTAAAACGATTAGGGCCGCGGGGCATCCTCCCTCGCACCGTCTGTTTGCTAAATTGGTACTGACGAGTTCGCAGGACAAGCTATATTTGCCAATTGGTGAGGAGGATAGGGCTGCGTATGATCGGGCCTCGCAGGAATTGGCGCGCGCCGGGGTTTTGCTCCCCAATCTTAAACTCGAGAAGGGGTACAACACGAAGCAAGCTATCAATTACGGCTACAGCGCATGGCGGGAATTCTTCAACGAGCGGCAACTGCTGGCTCTGGGCTGGTTGCACGAAGCCGTCGCGGGTTTGGCGGACGAAGCGGTTCGCGCAGCGCTCCTGAATGTGTTTTCTGGCGTGCTGGAGTTCAACAATATGTTCGCATCTTACAAGGGTGAGGGAACCGGCGCGGTCCGGCATATGTTCGCTCATCACATTCTAAAGCCGGAACGGGTCCCGATCGAGGGGAATGTCTGGGGTACCTCGAAGAGTTCAGGGTCCTTCTCGACGTTGTTCAAGTCGCGATTGCTGCGAGCGATTGAATATCGCATGGCGCCCTTTGAGATAGCCGGTGCGAGTAATGGCACGAGCGAAGGCAGACGGGTGTTCCGAGCCAGCAATGCCTTTAGCGGGCGCATCGAAACTGAGTGGCCACCGTATGCGCTATACCCGCGCGCCATTTACCTGTCTTGCGGCAGTTCAGCAGCAACCGGGCTTCTGGATGGCAGCGTGGACCTGGTCGTGACGGACCCACCGTTTTTCGACAATGTGCATTATTCGGAGTTGGCGGATTTCTTCTTTGCCTGGCAGTGCCTGGGGCCCTCCCAATTTGGCGCGCAGCGCCCCTCGACGCGGCATGCTGAGGAGGTGCAGGATGCCAGAGCGGATGATTTTGCGACCAAGCTGAGAGCTGTTTTTCGCGAATGTCATCGAGTGCTGCGGAATGACGGTTTGCTGGTGTTCACGTACCATCATTCGCGTGCGGAGGGCTGGATGTCATTGGCGGAAGCAGTACTCGGAGCTGGGTTTGCGGTGGTGAATGCTCATCCACTTAAGGCCGAAATGTCAGTGGCTACGCCCAAATCGCAGGCCAAGGAGCCGATTCAATTAGACGTGGTGCTCGTCTGCCGCAAACGGGCCACTGACGCCCGGGGCAAGGCGGAGGACCGGGCAGCGCTCCGCCGGGCGACCGACCGCGCTGCAGCCAAGGCGCGGCGTTTGAACGGATGCGGGCTAAAGCTATCCGTTAACGACCGACGGATCATACTCATCAGCGAGTTTCTGGTGGCGGCGTGCGCCGGACGTTCCGTAGGGGAACTATCTGATCTCCTCTCTGCCAATCTGAGCGAGCTGGACGTGGCGGCGTGTGCGCCGCTGGAGGAGGACGCAGGTGCCAAAGAAAAAGGGACAAAACGGCCGGAGATACAACTCGCGCTTTTTGAAAAACCCATAGCAGGCGATGCGCCGGCTAGACGGCCGCGCCGGCAACGCGCCGAACGCCCAAGTTTGGCGAAATCAATTCCTGAACCCGCCCGGGGCCGGAAATAA
- a CDS encoding protein kinase: MSVTSQSKCCPKCGGPIPPEAPQGLCPKCLLQQASVSTEAGQGGSVKSVPPTPEELAAAFPQLEILQLIGQGGMGYVFKARQPKLDRFVALKILPQSLAADPAFAERFAREGRMLAKLNHPNIVTIHDFGQANGLFYLLMEFVDGVNLREAMRVGRFTPQQALAVVPKICEALQFAHNEGILHRDIKPENILLDAKGRVKIADFGIAKLVAIETQVLAASGPLKAQAGVYLPAQGAPPPITLTETSKTLGTPHYMAPEQIEHPEDVDQRADIYSLGVVFYEMLTGELPIGRFAPPSEKSAVDERVDDIVLRALQKERELRQKSAEEVKTQVETIAAKGSGGAEFRGGPAPLPERPGAARHLVRGAIAALVVFFLITFGATLITFLMPESYRATARIRLEAAVPLQSAEWGFNPYLLQSELETIRSRPVLDPVIQHLKLQSRWAQSYGLPGLSPTEALQLLISRLELRPVRNTMLIEVQAFSEQPQEAAEMANDIAENYSAYCSERIHAAQSRGASAILARLVRVEILDRAVPPLLPARPNKPLNIALGMLVGVAAGFFVGLSVGLLSVLRARPPGSRAASSPAPRPDRFWRWVAVVVMALIIIPIGVAIVGIVLGIAVPKFMLARQRGGHGPGLEAPGNAAASKAEGDLVISFSPTLRFAQSAPGWGFDCFVPANHLASILFVRWDNGVPTIDPGLSAYFKVGPAGVVDVPFCAISCDPISQAQLASMTNVVDRQTLSTWGITKARSNELSKVVQWNVNWGLGFTSSKWLSTPPYRWVEMVLPQSVRAGYQRAIRLVDFEQPPGGNGNHGLSGIELRILLEPLTSPPIKTAPHKIERTNYIAGTGLPESMEQALKSIKSLPLEQQVPSQSATNQASAETWSPAVVPGSAPDLQKILNEAKQKMSQGQYEEAMQRYIWYHNHSKSDPSQVGVRNSFALSDWVELGRRYPKARQALIEIRDADAGEFSQGRGYFDLFMELAAINRYLGQEEATVAVFKGLVAHDKALAQQCYSLIEPQLIQRSESDAEQKLHK, from the coding sequence ATGAGCGTAACATCTCAATCGAAATGCTGTCCAAAATGCGGCGGGCCGATTCCTCCCGAGGCGCCGCAGGGGCTTTGTCCCAAGTGCCTTCTGCAACAAGCCAGCGTCTCCACCGAGGCAGGGCAGGGGGGATCGGTCAAATCTGTCCCGCCAACGCCTGAGGAGTTGGCGGCGGCTTTTCCGCAACTCGAAATCCTGCAACTCATCGGGCAAGGCGGCATGGGTTACGTCTTCAAGGCGCGCCAGCCCAAACTCGACCGGTTTGTGGCATTGAAGATTCTGCCTCAATCCCTCGCGGCCGACCCTGCATTCGCCGAACGCTTTGCCCGGGAAGGACGGATGTTGGCAAAACTTAACCACCCCAACATCGTCACCATCCACGACTTCGGCCAGGCCAACGGCTTATTTTACCTGCTGATGGAATTCGTGGATGGTGTGAATTTGCGTGAGGCAATGAGGGTTGGGCGGTTCACGCCGCAACAAGCCCTGGCGGTGGTTCCCAAAATCTGTGAGGCGCTCCAATTCGCCCACAACGAAGGAATACTTCACCGCGACATCAAGCCGGAGAATATCCTGCTCGACGCCAAAGGTCGTGTGAAGATTGCCGATTTCGGCATCGCCAAGCTCGTCGCCATCGAAACCCAAGTCCTCGCGGCATCAGGTCCGCTCAAAGCCCAGGCCGGCGTTTACCTACCGGCACAAGGAGCGCCGCCTCCGATCACGCTTACCGAAACGAGCAAAACTCTCGGCACCCCACACTACATGGCGCCAGAGCAAATCGAACATCCAGAGGATGTGGACCAACGAGCAGACATCTACTCGCTGGGTGTTGTGTTCTACGAAATGCTAACGGGAGAATTGCCAATTGGCCGCTTTGCGCCGCCATCGGAAAAATCGGCGGTGGATGAGCGCGTGGATGATATCGTCCTGCGCGCCTTGCAGAAGGAACGTGAGCTGCGGCAAAAGAGCGCCGAGGAAGTCAAGACGCAGGTTGAAACCATCGCTGCGAAAGGAAGTGGTGGCGCCGAATTTCGCGGCGGCCCGGCTCCCCTCCCAGAGCGGCCCGGAGCGGCCCGGCACCTGGTCCGCGGCGCCATAGCGGCGTTGGTAGTGTTTTTTCTGATTACATTTGGCGCTACACTGATCACCTTTCTGATGCCCGAGTCCTACCGGGCCACCGCGCGCATCAGATTGGAGGCCGCGGTGCCACTGCAATCGGCAGAGTGGGGATTCAACCCGTACCTGCTCCAGAGCGAACTTGAGACGATCAGGTCCAGGCCTGTCCTTGATCCGGTCATCCAGCACCTCAAGCTCCAGTCGCGTTGGGCGCAAAGCTACGGCCTGCCAGGGCTCTCCCCCACCGAAGCCCTCCAGTTGCTAATTAGTCGGTTGGAACTTCGCCCTGTTCGCAACACCATGCTAATCGAAGTTCAAGCCTTCAGCGAACAACCCCAGGAAGCGGCCGAAATGGCGAATGATATCGCGGAGAATTACTCGGCCTATTGTTCAGAAAGGATCCATGCAGCACAAAGCCGCGGCGCGTCCGCGATCCTGGCTCGCCTGGTGCGCGTCGAAATTCTTGATCGCGCTGTGCCGCCCCTGCTCCCCGCCCGCCCCAACAAGCCGTTGAATATTGCCCTAGGCATGTTGGTGGGGGTTGCAGCGGGGTTTTTCGTGGGCCTGTCAGTGGGGCTGCTTTCCGTGTTGCGAGCCCGCCCGCCTGGTTCGCGGGCTGCCAGTTCGCCTGCGCCAAGACCTGACCGGTTCTGGAGATGGGTTGCCGTTGTTGTCATGGCCCTCATCATCATTCCGATCGGCGTTGCGATTGTGGGAATTGTGCTTGGGATCGCCGTGCCGAAGTTCATGCTCGCGCGCCAGAGAGGAGGGCATGGGCCGGGGCTGGAGGCCCCTGGCAATGCAGCGGCTTCCAAAGCCGAAGGTGACCTCGTCATCAGTTTTTCGCCCACGCTGCGCTTTGCTCAATCTGCGCCCGGTTGGGGATTCGATTGTTTTGTGCCGGCAAACCACCTCGCGAGCATTTTATTTGTGCGCTGGGACAATGGTGTGCCCACCATCGATCCGGGGCTCAGCGCGTATTTCAAGGTTGGCCCAGCCGGCGTCGTCGATGTTCCATTTTGCGCTATATCGTGCGATCCGATTTCCCAAGCGCAGCTTGCCAGCATGACCAACGTAGTCGATCGCCAGACTTTATCCACTTGGGGTATTACCAAGGCGCGGTCAAATGAATTAAGCAAAGTCGTTCAGTGGAATGTCAACTGGGGCCTTGGGTTTACCTCGAGCAAATGGTTATCCACGCCGCCTTATCGCTGGGTCGAAATGGTTCTCCCACAGAGCGTGCGCGCCGGTTATCAGCGAGCGATTCGCCTGGTAGATTTTGAGCAGCCACCGGGAGGTAACGGAAATCATGGCCTCTCCGGGATTGAGCTGCGCATTCTGCTGGAACCCCTCACGTCGCCTCCAATCAAGACAGCTCCACACAAGATTGAGCGAACGAATTACATTGCCGGCACCGGGTTACCAGAATCAATGGAGCAGGCGCTGAAGTCTATAAAATCGCTGCCACTCGAGCAGCAGGTGCCCTCGCAAAGCGCAACGAACCAAGCATCAGCAGAAACCTGGTCGCCAGCGGTGGTGCCCGGAAGCGCGCCGGATTTACAGAAAATTCTGAATGAGGCCAAGCAAAAGATGTCCCAAGGTCAATACGAGGAAGCGATGCAACGCTACATCTGGTATCACAATCACTCGAAATCCGATCCAAGCCAGGTTGGCGTGCGCAATTCATTCGCTCTGTCCGATTGGGTCGAACTAGGCCGCCGCTATCCCAAAGCCAGGCAGGCGCTCATCGAGATTCGTGACGCCGATGCCGGCGAATTCTCCCAGGGCCGCGGTTATTTCGACTTATTCATGGAACTGGCTGCCATCAATCGGTACCTCGGCCAGGAGGAAGCCACCGTCGCCGTTTTCAAGGGCCTCGTCGCGCACGACAAAGCCCTCGCCCAGCAATGCTATAGCCTGATAGAACCCCAGCTCATTCAGCGCAGTGAATCTGATGCGGAGCAAAAGCTCCACAAATGA